In one window of Microplitis demolitor isolate Queensland-Clemson2020A chromosome 4, iyMicDemo2.1a, whole genome shotgun sequence DNA:
- the LOC103580521 gene encoding carboxyl-terminal PDZ ligand of neuronal nitric oxide synthase protein isoform X2 → MPSKKQYNLVRNDEYDTRIPLHSEEAFHRGIVFHAKFIGSMEVPRPTSRVEIVAAMRRIRYEFKAKGIKKKKVTLEVSVDGLKVSLRKKKKKQQWIDENKAFQMHYPIYRIFYVSHDSHDLKIFSYIARDSNSNSFKCNVFKSNKKSQAMRVVRTVGQAFEVCHKLSLNAPAEQREQDIDREREHVLEHNDEHPLHNDDYDDEMTNERAPIIQRRTPSPSIHKDISLLSDGENPVQDQPPAVAPCIVRTHGLSASPMRQSPSGTVASDCGDLLISSNNELTSLKHEIQLLRERLDQQSQQTRAAVAHARLLQDQLAAETAARVEAQTRTHQLLVQNKELLEHIGALVSHLREQDRTSSSHGNSVLQSQVSGVTGNTITSQSPTIPDLSSLGQSQWTPVQNSPWELEAPSFTYSYTPEFYSTTARIDQPFTSNDQMHFQAQLLERLHNISPYPTQRSPYSTPSSYPMQPPNFLLSPNCNKLPNSSNSGSLSLRISQANSFTSSPIMSHKIPVYSTQIESSPDPLSELQALIKPLPCVSRQRNSIYTTGATTSSRDPDFKQQQRISCPPQTSLMFDTPPVKKRGENMEKNFEDNLKYEENLVGDQTDTKNFKLTTILRATGSPPTRTTSVRLPVRNDLSTQVQRTNWARHTTK, encoded by the exons ATGCCCTCGAAAAAGCAGTACAACCTTGTGCGCAATGATGAATACGACACGAGGATTCCTTTACACAGCGAGGAGGCTTTCCATCGTGGTATTGTCTTCCACGCgaag tttatcgGTTCTATGGAAGTACCAAGGCCAACCAGCCGCGTCGAGATCGTAGCGGCAATGCGACGAATTCGA tatgaaTTCAAGGcgaaaggaataaaaaaaaagaaagtaacaTTAGAAGTTTCTGTAGATGGTCTCAAAGTTAGTctgcgtaaaaaaaaa aaaaaacagCAATggattgatgaaaataaagcatttcAGATGCATTATCCAATATACag AATATTTTACGTCTCCCACGACAGTCAtgatctaaaaatattcagttaCATAGCTCGTGATAGTAATAGCAACTCGTTCAAGTGCAACGTCtttaaatctaataaaaaG AGTCAAGCCATGAGAGTAGTTAGAACAGTAGGTCAAGCCTTTGAAGTGTGCCATAAATTAAGCCTGAACGCACCAGCTGAACAGAGAGAACAAGACATTGATAGAGAACGAGAACATGTACTTGAACATAATGACGAACATCCACTTCataatgatgattatgatgacGAGATGACAAATGAACGCGCACCAATAATCCAACGAAGAACACCGTCTCCAAGTATACACAAAGACATATCTCTATTAAGTGACGGAGAAAACCCAGTGCAAGATCAACCACCTGCGGTTGCGCCTTGTATTGTAAGAACACATGGATTGTCAGCGTCTCCAATGAGACAATCGccatca GGAACAGTGGCATCTGATTGCGGCGACTTATTAATTTCGAGTAATAATGAATTAACTTCTCTTAAACATGAAATACAACTTCTTCGAGAACGCCTCGATCAGCAAAGTCAACAAACACGTGCTGCTGTGGCTCACGCGCGATTATTGCAAGATCAATTGGCAGCTGAAACCGCAGCGCGAGTAGAAGcccaa acACGAACTCATCAGCTCCTTGTTCAAAATAAGGAGCTTTTAGAGCACATTGGAGCATTAGTTAGTCATTTAAGAGAACAAGATCGTACTTCAAGCTCTCATGGGAACTCAGTGTTACAGTCACAAGTTTCAGGTGTAACTGGCAATACAATAACTTCGCAAAGTCCCACCATTCCTGACTTGTCAAGTCTTGGTCAG TCACAATGGACACCAGTACAAAACTCACCATGGGAGCTAGAGGCACCGTCTTTTACATACTCTTACACTCCTGAATTTTACTCAACGACGGCGAGGATAGACCAGCCTTTTACTTCCAATGATCAAATGCACTTTCAAGCCCAACTACTTGAGAGGTTACATAATATTAGCCCATACCCGACTCAGAGATCACCCTACTCTACGCCGTCGTCTTACCCTATGCAGCCACCGAACTTTCTTTTATCTCCAAACTGTAATAAATTACCA AATTCATCGAATTCAGGATCTCTCTCTCTTCGTATATCTCAAGCAAACAGCTTTACTTCATCTCCAATCATGTCACATAAAATTCCTGTTTACTCCACACAAATCGAAAGCTCACCAGATCCTCTTTCTGAACTTCAAGCATTGATAAAACCTTTGCCATGTGTCTCACGTCAAAGAAATTCAATTTACACTACGGGGGCCACCACGTCCTCTCGAGATCCAGACTTTAAGCAACAACAAAGAATTAGTTGTCCTCCTCAAACATCATTAATGTTCGACACTCCGCCAGTAAAAAAGCGTGGTGagaacatggaaaaaaatttcgaagataatttaaaatatgaagaaaATCTTGTAGGGGATCAAACAGAtacaaagaattttaaattaaccacGATACTCAGAGCAACAGGGTCGCCACCTACAAGGACCACTAGTGTACGACTTCCTGTGAGAAACGATCTATCGACCCAAGTTCAACGTACCAATTGGGCTCGACATACTACTAAGTAG
- the LOC103580521 gene encoding carboxyl-terminal PDZ ligand of neuronal nitric oxide synthase protein isoform X1 codes for MPSKKQYNLVRNDEYDTRIPLHSEEAFHRGIVFHAKFIGSMEVPRPTSRVEIVAAMRRIRYEFKAKGIKKKKVTLEVSVDGLKVSLRKKKKKQQWIDENKAFQMHYPIYRIFYVSHDSHDLKIFSYIARDSNSNSFKCNVFKSNKKSQAMRVVRTVGQAFEVCHKLSLNAPAEQREQDIDREREHVLEHNDEHPLHNDDYDDEMTNERAPIIQRRTPSPSIHKDISLLSDGENPVQDQPPAVAPCIVRTHGLSASPMRQSPSGTVASDCGDLLISSNNELTSLKHEIQLLRERLDQQSQQTRAAVAHARLLQDQLAAETAARVEAQTRTHQLLVQNKELLEHIGALVSHLREQDRTSSSHGNSVLQSQVSGVTGNTITSQSPTIPDLSSLGQQSQWTPVQNSPWELEAPSFTYSYTPEFYSTTARIDQPFTSNDQMHFQAQLLERLHNISPYPTQRSPYSTPSSYPMQPPNFLLSPNCNKLPNSSNSGSLSLRISQANSFTSSPIMSHKIPVYSTQIESSPDPLSELQALIKPLPCVSRQRNSIYTTGATTSSRDPDFKQQQRISCPPQTSLMFDTPPVKKRGENMEKNFEDNLKYEENLVGDQTDTKNFKLTTILRATGSPPTRTTSVRLPVRNDLSTQVQRTNWARHTTK; via the exons ATGCCCTCGAAAAAGCAGTACAACCTTGTGCGCAATGATGAATACGACACGAGGATTCCTTTACACAGCGAGGAGGCTTTCCATCGTGGTATTGTCTTCCACGCgaag tttatcgGTTCTATGGAAGTACCAAGGCCAACCAGCCGCGTCGAGATCGTAGCGGCAATGCGACGAATTCGA tatgaaTTCAAGGcgaaaggaataaaaaaaaagaaagtaacaTTAGAAGTTTCTGTAGATGGTCTCAAAGTTAGTctgcgtaaaaaaaaa aaaaaacagCAATggattgatgaaaataaagcatttcAGATGCATTATCCAATATACag AATATTTTACGTCTCCCACGACAGTCAtgatctaaaaatattcagttaCATAGCTCGTGATAGTAATAGCAACTCGTTCAAGTGCAACGTCtttaaatctaataaaaaG AGTCAAGCCATGAGAGTAGTTAGAACAGTAGGTCAAGCCTTTGAAGTGTGCCATAAATTAAGCCTGAACGCACCAGCTGAACAGAGAGAACAAGACATTGATAGAGAACGAGAACATGTACTTGAACATAATGACGAACATCCACTTCataatgatgattatgatgacGAGATGACAAATGAACGCGCACCAATAATCCAACGAAGAACACCGTCTCCAAGTATACACAAAGACATATCTCTATTAAGTGACGGAGAAAACCCAGTGCAAGATCAACCACCTGCGGTTGCGCCTTGTATTGTAAGAACACATGGATTGTCAGCGTCTCCAATGAGACAATCGccatca GGAACAGTGGCATCTGATTGCGGCGACTTATTAATTTCGAGTAATAATGAATTAACTTCTCTTAAACATGAAATACAACTTCTTCGAGAACGCCTCGATCAGCAAAGTCAACAAACACGTGCTGCTGTGGCTCACGCGCGATTATTGCAAGATCAATTGGCAGCTGAAACCGCAGCGCGAGTAGAAGcccaa acACGAACTCATCAGCTCCTTGTTCAAAATAAGGAGCTTTTAGAGCACATTGGAGCATTAGTTAGTCATTTAAGAGAACAAGATCGTACTTCAAGCTCTCATGGGAACTCAGTGTTACAGTCACAAGTTTCAGGTGTAACTGGCAATACAATAACTTCGCAAAGTCCCACCATTCCTGACTTGTCAAGTCTTGGTCAG CAGTCACAATGGACACCAGTACAAAACTCACCATGGGAGCTAGAGGCACCGTCTTTTACATACTCTTACACTCCTGAATTTTACTCAACGACGGCGAGGATAGACCAGCCTTTTACTTCCAATGATCAAATGCACTTTCAAGCCCAACTACTTGAGAGGTTACATAATATTAGCCCATACCCGACTCAGAGATCACCCTACTCTACGCCGTCGTCTTACCCTATGCAGCCACCGAACTTTCTTTTATCTCCAAACTGTAATAAATTACCA AATTCATCGAATTCAGGATCTCTCTCTCTTCGTATATCTCAAGCAAACAGCTTTACTTCATCTCCAATCATGTCACATAAAATTCCTGTTTACTCCACACAAATCGAAAGCTCACCAGATCCTCTTTCTGAACTTCAAGCATTGATAAAACCTTTGCCATGTGTCTCACGTCAAAGAAATTCAATTTACACTACGGGGGCCACCACGTCCTCTCGAGATCCAGACTTTAAGCAACAACAAAGAATTAGTTGTCCTCCTCAAACATCATTAATGTTCGACACTCCGCCAGTAAAAAAGCGTGGTGagaacatggaaaaaaatttcgaagataatttaaaatatgaagaaaATCTTGTAGGGGATCAAACAGAtacaaagaattttaaattaaccacGATACTCAGAGCAACAGGGTCGCCACCTACAAGGACCACTAGTGTACGACTTCCTGTGAGAAACGATCTATCGACCCAAGTTCAACGTACCAATTGGGCTCGACATACTACTAAGTAG
- the LOC103580521 gene encoding carboxyl-terminal PDZ ligand of neuronal nitric oxide synthase protein isoform X5, protein MHYPIYRIFYVSHDSHDLKIFSYIARDSNSNSFKCNVFKSNKKSQAMRVVRTVGQAFEVCHKLSLNAPAEQREQDIDREREHVLEHNDEHPLHNDDYDDEMTNERAPIIQRRTPSPSIHKDISLLSDGENPVQDQPPAVAPCIVRTHGLSASPMRQSPSGTVASDCGDLLISSNNELTSLKHEIQLLRERLDQQSQQTRAAVAHARLLQDQLAAETAARVEAQTRTHQLLVQNKELLEHIGALVSHLREQDRTSSSHGNSVLQSQVSGVTGNTITSQSPTIPDLSSLGQQSQWTPVQNSPWELEAPSFTYSYTPEFYSTTARIDQPFTSNDQMHFQAQLLERLHNISPYPTQRSPYSTPSSYPMQPPNFLLSPNCNKLPNSSNSGSLSLRISQANSFTSSPIMSHKIPVYSTQIESSPDPLSELQALIKPLPCVSRQRNSIYTTGATTSSRDPDFKQQQRISCPPQTSLMFDTPPVKKRGENMEKNFEDNLKYEENLVGDQTDTKNFKLTTILRATGSPPTRTTSVRLPVRNDLSTQVQRTNWARHTTK, encoded by the exons ATGCATTATCCAATATACag AATATTTTACGTCTCCCACGACAGTCAtgatctaaaaatattcagttaCATAGCTCGTGATAGTAATAGCAACTCGTTCAAGTGCAACGTCtttaaatctaataaaaaG AGTCAAGCCATGAGAGTAGTTAGAACAGTAGGTCAAGCCTTTGAAGTGTGCCATAAATTAAGCCTGAACGCACCAGCTGAACAGAGAGAACAAGACATTGATAGAGAACGAGAACATGTACTTGAACATAATGACGAACATCCACTTCataatgatgattatgatgacGAGATGACAAATGAACGCGCACCAATAATCCAACGAAGAACACCGTCTCCAAGTATACACAAAGACATATCTCTATTAAGTGACGGAGAAAACCCAGTGCAAGATCAACCACCTGCGGTTGCGCCTTGTATTGTAAGAACACATGGATTGTCAGCGTCTCCAATGAGACAATCGccatca GGAACAGTGGCATCTGATTGCGGCGACTTATTAATTTCGAGTAATAATGAATTAACTTCTCTTAAACATGAAATACAACTTCTTCGAGAACGCCTCGATCAGCAAAGTCAACAAACACGTGCTGCTGTGGCTCACGCGCGATTATTGCAAGATCAATTGGCAGCTGAAACCGCAGCGCGAGTAGAAGcccaa acACGAACTCATCAGCTCCTTGTTCAAAATAAGGAGCTTTTAGAGCACATTGGAGCATTAGTTAGTCATTTAAGAGAACAAGATCGTACTTCAAGCTCTCATGGGAACTCAGTGTTACAGTCACAAGTTTCAGGTGTAACTGGCAATACAATAACTTCGCAAAGTCCCACCATTCCTGACTTGTCAAGTCTTGGTCAG CAGTCACAATGGACACCAGTACAAAACTCACCATGGGAGCTAGAGGCACCGTCTTTTACATACTCTTACACTCCTGAATTTTACTCAACGACGGCGAGGATAGACCAGCCTTTTACTTCCAATGATCAAATGCACTTTCAAGCCCAACTACTTGAGAGGTTACATAATATTAGCCCATACCCGACTCAGAGATCACCCTACTCTACGCCGTCGTCTTACCCTATGCAGCCACCGAACTTTCTTTTATCTCCAAACTGTAATAAATTACCA AATTCATCGAATTCAGGATCTCTCTCTCTTCGTATATCTCAAGCAAACAGCTTTACTTCATCTCCAATCATGTCACATAAAATTCCTGTTTACTCCACACAAATCGAAAGCTCACCAGATCCTCTTTCTGAACTTCAAGCATTGATAAAACCTTTGCCATGTGTCTCACGTCAAAGAAATTCAATTTACACTACGGGGGCCACCACGTCCTCTCGAGATCCAGACTTTAAGCAACAACAAAGAATTAGTTGTCCTCCTCAAACATCATTAATGTTCGACACTCCGCCAGTAAAAAAGCGTGGTGagaacatggaaaaaaatttcgaagataatttaaaatatgaagaaaATCTTGTAGGGGATCAAACAGAtacaaagaattttaaattaaccacGATACTCAGAGCAACAGGGTCGCCACCTACAAGGACCACTAGTGTACGACTTCCTGTGAGAAACGATCTATCGACCCAAGTTCAACGTACCAATTGGGCTCGACATACTACTAAGTAG
- the LOC103580521 gene encoding capon-like protein isoform X4, with protein MLRSVGKLAISSDLSSIVNTSLSGNQSPGTPEPDTPGGSKPRKKLSFKEPELSRFFKNKKSSSKTKNFPTNSSKDPISHISLDEETFEEDENYEELESQAMRVVRTVGQAFEVCHKLSLNAPAEQREQDIDREREHVLEHNDEHPLHNDDYDDEMTNERAPIIQRRTPSPSIHKDISLLSDGENPVQDQPPAVAPCIVRTHGLSASPMRQSPSGTVASDCGDLLISSNNELTSLKHEIQLLRERLDQQSQQTRAAVAHARLLQDQLAAETAARVEAQTRTHQLLVQNKELLEHIGALVSHLREQDRTSSSHGNSVLQSQVSGVTGNTITSQSPTIPDLSSLGQSQWTPVQNSPWELEAPSFTYSYTPEFYSTTARIDQPFTSNDQMHFQAQLLERLHNISPYPTQRSPYSTPSSYPMQPPNFLLSPNCNKLPNSSNSGSLSLRISQANSFTSSPIMSHKIPVYSTQIESSPDPLSELQALIKPLPCVSRQRNSIYTTGATTSSRDPDFKQQQRISCPPQTSLMFDTPPVKKRGENMEKNFEDNLKYEENLVGDQTDTKNFKLTTILRATGSPPTRTTSVRLPVRNDLSTQVQRTNWARHTTK; from the exons ATGCTTAGAAGTGTTGGTAAACTTGCTATTTCGTCAGATTTATCATCAATTGTAAATACTAGTTTAAGCGGAAATCAAAGTCCTGGTACACCTGAACCTGATACTCCAGGAGGTTCCAAgcctcgaaaaaaattatcttttaaagaACCTGAATTatccagattttttaaaaataaaaaatcatcatctaaaactaaaaattttcctacTAATTCTTCAAAAGACCCAATATCACACATTTCTTTAGATGAAGAAACATTTGAAGAAGACGAAAATTATGAAGAACTTGAG AGTCAAGCCATGAGAGTAGTTAGAACAGTAGGTCAAGCCTTTGAAGTGTGCCATAAATTAAGCCTGAACGCACCAGCTGAACAGAGAGAACAAGACATTGATAGAGAACGAGAACATGTACTTGAACATAATGACGAACATCCACTTCataatgatgattatgatgacGAGATGACAAATGAACGCGCACCAATAATCCAACGAAGAACACCGTCTCCAAGTATACACAAAGACATATCTCTATTAAGTGACGGAGAAAACCCAGTGCAAGATCAACCACCTGCGGTTGCGCCTTGTATTGTAAGAACACATGGATTGTCAGCGTCTCCAATGAGACAATCGccatca GGAACAGTGGCATCTGATTGCGGCGACTTATTAATTTCGAGTAATAATGAATTAACTTCTCTTAAACATGAAATACAACTTCTTCGAGAACGCCTCGATCAGCAAAGTCAACAAACACGTGCTGCTGTGGCTCACGCGCGATTATTGCAAGATCAATTGGCAGCTGAAACCGCAGCGCGAGTAGAAGcccaa acACGAACTCATCAGCTCCTTGTTCAAAATAAGGAGCTTTTAGAGCACATTGGAGCATTAGTTAGTCATTTAAGAGAACAAGATCGTACTTCAAGCTCTCATGGGAACTCAGTGTTACAGTCACAAGTTTCAGGTGTAACTGGCAATACAATAACTTCGCAAAGTCCCACCATTCCTGACTTGTCAAGTCTTGGTCAG TCACAATGGACACCAGTACAAAACTCACCATGGGAGCTAGAGGCACCGTCTTTTACATACTCTTACACTCCTGAATTTTACTCAACGACGGCGAGGATAGACCAGCCTTTTACTTCCAATGATCAAATGCACTTTCAAGCCCAACTACTTGAGAGGTTACATAATATTAGCCCATACCCGACTCAGAGATCACCCTACTCTACGCCGTCGTCTTACCCTATGCAGCCACCGAACTTTCTTTTATCTCCAAACTGTAATAAATTACCA AATTCATCGAATTCAGGATCTCTCTCTCTTCGTATATCTCAAGCAAACAGCTTTACTTCATCTCCAATCATGTCACATAAAATTCCTGTTTACTCCACACAAATCGAAAGCTCACCAGATCCTCTTTCTGAACTTCAAGCATTGATAAAACCTTTGCCATGTGTCTCACGTCAAAGAAATTCAATTTACACTACGGGGGCCACCACGTCCTCTCGAGATCCAGACTTTAAGCAACAACAAAGAATTAGTTGTCCTCCTCAAACATCATTAATGTTCGACACTCCGCCAGTAAAAAAGCGTGGTGagaacatggaaaaaaatttcgaagataatttaaaatatgaagaaaATCTTGTAGGGGATCAAACAGAtacaaagaattttaaattaaccacGATACTCAGAGCAACAGGGTCGCCACCTACAAGGACCACTAGTGTACGACTTCCTGTGAGAAACGATCTATCGACCCAAGTTCAACGTACCAATTGGGCTCGACATACTACTAAGTAG
- the LOC103580521 gene encoding capon-like protein isoform X3: MLRSVGKLAISSDLSSIVNTSLSGNQSPGTPEPDTPGGSKPRKKLSFKEPELSRFFKNKKSSSKTKNFPTNSSKDPISHISLDEETFEEDENYEELESQAMRVVRTVGQAFEVCHKLSLNAPAEQREQDIDREREHVLEHNDEHPLHNDDYDDEMTNERAPIIQRRTPSPSIHKDISLLSDGENPVQDQPPAVAPCIVRTHGLSASPMRQSPSGTVASDCGDLLISSNNELTSLKHEIQLLRERLDQQSQQTRAAVAHARLLQDQLAAETAARVEAQTRTHQLLVQNKELLEHIGALVSHLREQDRTSSSHGNSVLQSQVSGVTGNTITSQSPTIPDLSSLGQQSQWTPVQNSPWELEAPSFTYSYTPEFYSTTARIDQPFTSNDQMHFQAQLLERLHNISPYPTQRSPYSTPSSYPMQPPNFLLSPNCNKLPNSSNSGSLSLRISQANSFTSSPIMSHKIPVYSTQIESSPDPLSELQALIKPLPCVSRQRNSIYTTGATTSSRDPDFKQQQRISCPPQTSLMFDTPPVKKRGENMEKNFEDNLKYEENLVGDQTDTKNFKLTTILRATGSPPTRTTSVRLPVRNDLSTQVQRTNWARHTTK, translated from the exons ATGCTTAGAAGTGTTGGTAAACTTGCTATTTCGTCAGATTTATCATCAATTGTAAATACTAGTTTAAGCGGAAATCAAAGTCCTGGTACACCTGAACCTGATACTCCAGGAGGTTCCAAgcctcgaaaaaaattatcttttaaagaACCTGAATTatccagattttttaaaaataaaaaatcatcatctaaaactaaaaattttcctacTAATTCTTCAAAAGACCCAATATCACACATTTCTTTAGATGAAGAAACATTTGAAGAAGACGAAAATTATGAAGAACTTGAG AGTCAAGCCATGAGAGTAGTTAGAACAGTAGGTCAAGCCTTTGAAGTGTGCCATAAATTAAGCCTGAACGCACCAGCTGAACAGAGAGAACAAGACATTGATAGAGAACGAGAACATGTACTTGAACATAATGACGAACATCCACTTCataatgatgattatgatgacGAGATGACAAATGAACGCGCACCAATAATCCAACGAAGAACACCGTCTCCAAGTATACACAAAGACATATCTCTATTAAGTGACGGAGAAAACCCAGTGCAAGATCAACCACCTGCGGTTGCGCCTTGTATTGTAAGAACACATGGATTGTCAGCGTCTCCAATGAGACAATCGccatca GGAACAGTGGCATCTGATTGCGGCGACTTATTAATTTCGAGTAATAATGAATTAACTTCTCTTAAACATGAAATACAACTTCTTCGAGAACGCCTCGATCAGCAAAGTCAACAAACACGTGCTGCTGTGGCTCACGCGCGATTATTGCAAGATCAATTGGCAGCTGAAACCGCAGCGCGAGTAGAAGcccaa acACGAACTCATCAGCTCCTTGTTCAAAATAAGGAGCTTTTAGAGCACATTGGAGCATTAGTTAGTCATTTAAGAGAACAAGATCGTACTTCAAGCTCTCATGGGAACTCAGTGTTACAGTCACAAGTTTCAGGTGTAACTGGCAATACAATAACTTCGCAAAGTCCCACCATTCCTGACTTGTCAAGTCTTGGTCAG CAGTCACAATGGACACCAGTACAAAACTCACCATGGGAGCTAGAGGCACCGTCTTTTACATACTCTTACACTCCTGAATTTTACTCAACGACGGCGAGGATAGACCAGCCTTTTACTTCCAATGATCAAATGCACTTTCAAGCCCAACTACTTGAGAGGTTACATAATATTAGCCCATACCCGACTCAGAGATCACCCTACTCTACGCCGTCGTCTTACCCTATGCAGCCACCGAACTTTCTTTTATCTCCAAACTGTAATAAATTACCA AATTCATCGAATTCAGGATCTCTCTCTCTTCGTATATCTCAAGCAAACAGCTTTACTTCATCTCCAATCATGTCACATAAAATTCCTGTTTACTCCACACAAATCGAAAGCTCACCAGATCCTCTTTCTGAACTTCAAGCATTGATAAAACCTTTGCCATGTGTCTCACGTCAAAGAAATTCAATTTACACTACGGGGGCCACCACGTCCTCTCGAGATCCAGACTTTAAGCAACAACAAAGAATTAGTTGTCCTCCTCAAACATCATTAATGTTCGACACTCCGCCAGTAAAAAAGCGTGGTGagaacatggaaaaaaatttcgaagataatttaaaatatgaagaaaATCTTGTAGGGGATCAAACAGAtacaaagaattttaaattaaccacGATACTCAGAGCAACAGGGTCGCCACCTACAAGGACCACTAGTGTACGACTTCCTGTGAGAAACGATCTATCGACCCAAGTTCAACGTACCAATTGGGCTCGACATACTACTAAGTAG